A stretch of DNA from Ricinus communis isolate WT05 ecotype wild-type chromosome 4, ASM1957865v1, whole genome shotgun sequence:
tggaaaaggaataggatcatttttggaatgagtttgagtactttgaatggtagggagcaaataaaagaacacgacactaagtaaagcactctcaaacttctactctcaaacactaagtagtaagagcaaaagggcgtgtaaacacaaagtaaaacacttagaataatttcacaaagaaatcagatttgttttcaactctcaatggctataacacttggccatgagttctatttatactcaaccactAGAAGAGTTACATGACATAGATAAACTCTTCAACTTCCTCCTAAAAACTGACCAGCTACAAGGATTCACATTCCCTTGTaacatccctaattaaacagcgaaataaaagtgctaaataaagaaaatctttgtatgactattaaaggctgattacaaaggttttattacacacttaaaactgaaattctaacaaagaaattaaacaaagaataactccaaaaacgtccacctttatgaatAAAGAAAACCGAACATAATGAGCAAATAGAGTaaggaataactccaaaacgtccacctttatgaacaacaaaactgaacataatgagcggcaaatattccccttctcaagcttttattcaaccatccaattaaggcaagtgataaaggtttgttttgatgagaatcccatgaaatgttcgatctttgcttagcattttcatgcaCTAGCAAGGCATGGACCGTAGCATCATTATCTTGCACTTGAGCTCGTGATGGACCTCTTGTTGGACTGATTCCATATCATTCTCCCCCTCTTGAAAAAGTTTGTCCTCAAACTTTCATTATCAAGGTATGGAGTTAAATCCCCCACATTGAAAGTTGCACTTACACcaccatactcacttggaagttcAAGTTTGTAAGCACTTTCTCCAATCTTTTCTAACACACGAAATGGACCATCCCGACCTAGGCATGAGTTTGTTTTTCCTAAGATTAGGAAAACGTTCCTTCCTCAAATGTAACCACACTAGATCACCCTTAGCAAAGGTAGGGctgttttcttctcttgttAGCTCTTGCCTTGTAAACTGCATTCATTGCTTCAATTTTCTCCTTAACTTGAGTACATGTTTTCCAAATGCTTcccatcttttctttgaatcaaCATGGACTAAGTCCTTTCTTGGCAATGGAACAAGTTCAACAGGAAGAAGAGGATTTACCCCATAGACCACCTCAAAAGGAGCACGACTTGTAGTTGAAGAAGGTGATCTATTATAGGCAAATTCAGCATGTGCCAACTTGATATCCCAATCTTTCCGCGTTTTACTCACAAGTCCACGCAACAAAGATCCAAGTGTTCTATTAGTCACTTCCGTTTGGCCATCAGTTTGAGGATGATGAGAAGTACTAAAAAGAAGCTTAGTACCTACCAACTTCCATAAAATTctccaaaagtgacttaggaatttAGAATCCCTATCCGAAACAATTGATCTTGGAACACCATGCAAACGAATGATCTCACGAAAATACAAGTCAGCAATTTTGGATGCATCATCCGTCTTATGGCACGCAATAAAGTGAGCCATCTTTGAAAATCGATCAACCACCACCATGATGCTATCCTTTCCCTTTGAGTCTTTGGAAGCCCCACAATAAAGTCCATACTTACACTTTCCCAAGGGGCATCGGGGACGGGTAAGGGATGGTAGAGACCTTTATGGAAGGTACTCTTGGACTTTTGACAAGTAGAACATCTCTCCACCACATGAGTCACGTCTTTTATCATGTGTGGCCAATAAAAGTGTTCATTGAGTATGTCCATGGTCTTATGAACACCAAAGTGACCAGCAATTCCACCTCCATGGACTTCCCTAATCAAAAGCTCACGAACACCACACTTAGGGATACAAAGTTTGTTCCCTTTAAATAAGAAACCATCTTGAACTATGAACTCCCCGAGTAGGCTTTTGAAATATAGTAGCAAAGTGTTCATCATTCTCATATAAACCTTTTAAATGTTCAAAGCCTAGAACTTGAGTATGGACAGAGCAAGTAGGTAACGTCTCCTTGAGAGAGCATCCATAACAACATTGTTCCTTCCCTCCTTATACTTGAATGGAAAGTGAAAGATTGCAGGAACTCTACCCACTTGGCATGTCGATGATTCAGCTTTTGTTGGCCATGTATGTACTTCAAGGCCTCATGATCCGAATGAAGAACAAAAGGTTTTGGCCTTAGATAGTGAGACCAATGTTCTAAAGCTCTAACAATCGCATAGAACTCACGATCATAGTTGGAATAATTCAGCTTAGCTCCACTTAGTTTCTCACTAAAGTAGCAAACTGGATGCTTCTCTTGAATAAGGACAGCTCCAATACCCACGCCGCTTGCATCACATTCCACTTCAAAAAGCTTGTCAAAATCTGGAAGAGCAAGGATGGGTGCATtgcataattttgttttgacttCTTCAAAGGATTTTTGGGCCGCTTCACTCCATTTGAATTCTCCTTTCTTCATTAACTCCGTCATCGGGGCTGTAGTTGTTGAGAAGTTCTTGATGAAGATTCTATAGAAAGAAGCAAGGCCATGAAAGCTCCTAACTTCATGAACATCCCTTGGAACTAACCATGTGGAAATGGCCTTCACTTTCTCTGGATCAACCTCATTCATAAGTCTCATGAACGAACTAGGGGCATTGCAAAgtccaaatggcatgacaagcCACTCATACAACCCTTGTTTCGTTTTGAAAGCTgtcttccattcatcaccttctcGAATTCTCATTTGATGGTAGCCACTCCTCAAATCAATCTTGCTGAAAATTCTGGCACCACTCAATTCATCAAACATATCTTGGAGCCTAGGCATAGGAAATCTATATTTGATAGTTATGTTATTGATTGCACGACTATCaatacacattctccatgttccttctttcttaggcactaaaagAGCCAAGACATGGACTAAGGCTCTCACGCACATAACCTTTCTCCATtagttcttccacttgcctttgcAACTCTTTAGCTTGCTCGGGATTGCACCGATAGGGCTGCTTTGTTAGGCAATGGGGCTCCCGGGATTAAGTCAATTGCATGCTCAATCCCACGAAAGGTGGCGATCCTTTCGGTGAAATCACTAGGAAATACATCGGAAAATTCTTCAAGCAAATGACTCAAAAACAAAGAGTTAGTGGCATAGGAAACAACATTAGAAATGGGTTTAACAAGAAGTACAAACCCTCCTCCCTCCATTGCACACTCTTTTCGAACTCTTTCCTCGAAATCAGAAATTAGGTCTCCTTtccaccataggttcaacctTAGGAGGCAAAGGCaacaatttaatctttttccaCCCGTGGTAACcgtatatatattagaaacacCATCATGTATAgcatttctatcaaattgccatggtcTACCAAGCAAAATATGACATGCACTCATAGGCAATACATCACACCAACGTTCATCATGATAATTGCCAATTGTAAATGAAACTAAAGCTTGTTTCTTGACCTTCAAACCAGTTTCATTATTCAACCAATTCAATTTGTAAGGCTTAGCATGATTTCGAAGAGGAAGCTTAAGCTTACTGACAAGTTCTGTGGATGCCACATCCGTGCATGATCCTCCATCAACAATCACATCACATGTCTTATCAAGAACCTTGCACCTTGTATGGAAAAGGTTCTCTCGTTCTTGCATGTCTTTGAGAGGTTCGGAATGTAAGACTCTCCTAACAACTCCACAAAGAGGGTTGTCATTCTCCTCCGCATCATACTCCTCAACATCTTCATTGTTACTTTCGGATTCATACTGTAAGAATCCTCCTCACTCGGGTGAATTGTGAGAATATTCCTTTTG
This window harbors:
- the LOC125369855 gene encoding uncharacterized protein LOC125369855 produces the protein MQERENLFHTRCKVLDKTCDVIVDGGSCTDVASTELVSKLKLPLRNHAKPYKLNWLNNETGLKVKKQALVSFTIGNYHDERWCDVLPMSACHILLGRPWQFDRNAIHDGVSNIYTVTTGGKRLNCCLCLLRLNLWWKGDLISDFEERVRKECAMEGGGFVLLVKPISNVVSYATNSLFLSHLLEEFSDVFPSDFTERIATFRGIEHAIDLIPGAPLPNKAALSVQSRAS